The following coding sequences are from one Melanotaenia boesemani isolate fMelBoe1 chromosome 17, fMelBoe1.pri, whole genome shotgun sequence window:
- the LOC121657026 gene encoding uncharacterized protein LOC121657026 isoform X1: MLLQIRQSVHLCFQSDEDDVSQSSQRLSRGRSGGRSRGRARGFRVRGRGRGRGTRAVASRAEHSDRVEQYRRDHLAATQRLLDDMTAEDLRRLASQLVVRQPGLIFDLLLQQSNSSVSEAAGVPGMPWCTCGLCREMPTDRERICCGQTPANCISKLPHFTQYCLDEGYLRIHRHYREDVTALGHATEPGDNRQYRCAAYRHFI, encoded by the exons ATGTTGTTACAGATACGTCAGTCTGtgcacttgtgttttcagagtgACGAGGACGATGTGTCACAAAGTTCGCAGCGTTTGAGCCGAGGCAGGTCCGGTGGACGGTCGAGAGGACGAGCAAGAGGGTTCAGGGTACGAGGCAGAGGCCGAGGCCGAGGAACACGAGCTGTAGCTTCCAGAGCTGAGCACTCGGATAGAGTTGAACAGTATCGCCGTGACCATTTGGCTGCCACACAG AGACTTCTTGATGACATGACTGCTGAGGACCTAAGAAGGCTTGCATCACAGCTCGTCGTAAGGCAACCAGGCCTGATTTTTGATCTTCTATTGCAACAGAGCAATTCAAGCGTCTCAGAGGCAGCTGGAGTCCCAGGAATGCCCTGGTGTACTTGTGGGTTATGCAGGGAGATGCCAACCGACAGGGAGAGGATCTGCTGTGGTCAGACACCAGCTAATTGCATCAGCAAGCTACCACATTTTACCCAATATTGCCTTGATGAAGGATATCTTAGGATACATAGGCATTATCGAGAAGATGTGACAGCACTTGGCCATGCAACAGAGCCAGGTGATAACAGGCAGTACCGGTGTGCCGCCTATAGGCATTTCATATAA
- the LOC121656369 gene encoding mucin-19-like, with translation MMKIYAILLLLVANASTSTTDASTTTAGDTSTTPEPTTTTTESTTITSELTSPTTSPTTGAIATTAELTTSPSGATATTAESTTTTNGATSTTAAPTSTTTEATSTTAESSTSATGATSTTAAPTTTTTEATSTTAVPTTTTTEATSTTAESSTSATGATSTTAESTTSTSEATSTTAAPTTTTSEATSTTAVPTTTTTEATSTTAESSTSATGATSTTAESSTTTSEGTSTTAESSISATGATSTTAAQLTTTSEATSTTAESTTSATGATSTTAESTTSTSEATSTTAAPTITTTEATSTTAESTTTTNGATSTTAESTTGATSATAESTTITSGATATTAESTTITTGATSATAESTTGATSTTPESTTITSGATSATADSTTITSGATSAAAESITITSGATATTAESTTITSGATATTAESTTITSGATSAITSPTTGGTSATTSPTTGATSATAESTTIPSEATSATTSPTTVATSATAESTTITSGATATTAESTTITSGATSATTPPTTGATSATAESTTITSGATATTPESTTITSGATATTAESTTITSGATATTAESTTITSGATSATTSPTSGATSATAESTTITSEATSATTSPTTGATSATAESTTITSGATSATTAESTTITSGATSATTPPTTGATSATAESTTITSGATATTPESTTITSGATATTAESTTITSGATATTAESTTITSGATSATTSPTSGATSATAESTTIPSEATSATTSPTTGATSATTESTTITSGATATTAESTTITSGATSATAESTTITSGATATTAESTTITSGGTATTAESTTITSGATATTAESTTITSGATSATAESTTITSGATATTTPPTTGATSATAESTTITSGATSATTPPTTGATSATAESTTITSGPTSATTSPTSGAASATAESTTIPSGATSATTSPTTGATSATAESTTITSGATSPTTSPTTGATSATAESTTITSGGTATTAESITITSGATSATAESTTITSGATSATAESTTITSGGTATTAESTTITSGATSATAESTTITSGATSATAESTTITSGATATTAESTTITTGATSATAESTTITSGPTSATTSPTSGAASATAESTTVTSGATSATSSPATGATSASAESTTITSGPTSATTSPTSGAASATAESTTITSGATSATISPATGAASAIVESTTITSGATSATTSPTSGPTSATTSPTSGAASATAESTTVTSGATSATSSPATGATSASAESTTITSGATSATAESTTITSGATSATISPATGAASAIVESTTITSGATSATTSPTSGATSATSSPTTGATSATAESTTITSEATSATTSPTTGATSATTAVPITTTTGATSTKTTSANTNAAGTSASTATSTVSSQTAAPALSTTATTSSVTTTASPKTTTAGALLTTIAQTSTTSPPTTQPTTTSSSTTTVAPTTTGGSHQTTIASSAVINQTSFLLFTAVITITLWK, from the exons ATGATGAAGATTTACGCCATCTTGCTTCTGTTGGTTG CAAATGCTTCAACATCAACCACAGATGcttccacaaccacagctggagACACATCAACAACacctgaaccaacaacaacaacaactgagTCAACAACTATCACAAGTGAACTAACATCGCCTACAACTTCCCCAACAACTGGAGCTATAGCAACCACAGCTGAATTAACAACTAGCCCAAGTGGAGCAACAGCAACCACAGCTGAGTCAACAACAACCACAAATGGAGCTACATCAACTACAGCTGCTCCAACAAGTACAAcaactgaagcaacatcaacCACAGCAGAATCATCAACTTCCGCAACTGGTGCAACATCAACTACAGCTGCTCCGACAACTACCAcaactgaagcaacatcaacTACAGCTGTTCCAACAACTACCACAACTGAAGCAACATCGACCACAGCAGAATCATCAACTTCTGCAACTGGTGCAACATCTACCACAGCTGAGTCAACAACTTCCACTAGTGAAGCAACATCAACTACAGCTGCTCCAACAACTACCACTAGTGAAGCAACATCAACTACAGCTGTTCCAACAACTACCACAACTGAAGCAACATCGACCACAGCAGAATCATCAACTTCCGCAACTGGTGCAACATCTACCACAGCTGAGTCATCAACTACCACTAGTGAAGGAACATCAACCACAGCAGAATCATCAATTTCCGCAACTGGTGCAACATCAACCACAGCTGCCCAATTAACTACCACAAGTGAAGCAACATCAACTACAGCTGAATCAACCACATCCGCAACTGGTGCAACATCTACCACAGCTGAGTCAACAACTTCCACAAGTGAAGCAACATCAACTACAGCTGCTCCAACAATTACCAcaactgaagcaacatcaacCACTGCTGAATCAACAACTACCACAAATGGAGCTACATCAACCACAGCTGAGTCAACAACTGGAGCAACATCAgccacagctgaatcaacaactaTCACAAGTGGAGCAACagcaaccacagctgaatcaacaactaTCACAACTGGAGCAACATCAgccacagctgaatcaacaactGGAGCAACATCAACCACTCCTGAATCAACAACTATCACAAGTGGAGCAACATCAGCCACAGCTGACTCAACAACTATCACAAGTGGAGCAACATCAGCTGCAGCTGAATCAATAACTATCACAAGTGGAGCAACagcaaccacagctgaatcaacaactaTCACAAGTGGAGCAACagcaaccacagctgaatcaacaactaTCACAAGTGGAGCAACATCAGCCATAACTTCCCCAACAACTGGAGGAACATCAGCAACAACTTCCCCAACGACTGGAGCAACATCAgccacagctgaatcaacaactaTCCCAAGTGAAGCAACATCAGCAACAACTTCCCCAACAACTGTAGCAACATCAgccacagctgaatcaacaactaTCACAAGTGGAGCAACagcaaccacagctgaatcaacaactaTCACAAGTGGAGCAACATCAGCCACAACTCCCCCAACAACTGGAGCAACATCAGCCACGGCTGAATCAACAACTATCACAAGTGGAGCAACAGCAACAACACCTGAGTCAACAACTATCACAAGTGGAGCAACagcaaccacagctgaatcaacaactaTCACAAGTGGAGCAACagcaaccacagctgaatcaacaactaTCACAAGTGGAGCAACATCAGCAACAACCTCCCCAACAAGTGGAGCAACATCAgccacagctgaatcaacaactaTCACAAGTGAAGCAACATCAGCAACAACTTCCCCAACAACTGGAGCAACATCAgccacagctgaatcaacaactaTCACAAGTGGAGCAACATCagcaaccacagctgaatcaacaactaTCACAAGTGGAGCAACATCAGCCACAACTCCCCCAACAACTGGAGCAACATCAgccacagctgaatcaacaactaTCACAAGTGGAGCAACAGCAACAACACCTGAGTCAACAACTATCACAAGTGGAGCAACagcaaccacagctgaatcaacaactaTCACAAGTGGAGCAACagcaaccacagctgaatcaacaactaTCACAAGTGGAGCAACATCAGCAACAACCTCCCCAACAAGTGGAGCAACATCAgccacagctgaatcaacaactaTCCCAAGTGAAGCAACATCAGCAACAACTTCCCCAACAACTGGAGCAACATCAGCCACAACTGAATCAACAACTATCACAAGTGGAGCAACAGCAACCACAGCTGAGTCAACAACTATCACAAGTGGAGCAACATCAgccacagctgaatcaacaactaTCACAAGTGGAGCAACagcaaccacagctgaatcaacaactaTCACAAGTGGAGGAACAGCAACCACTGCTGAATCAACAACTATCACAAGTGGAGCAACagcaaccacagctgaatcaacaactaTCACAAGTGGAGCAACATCAGCCACTGCTGAATCAACAACTATCACAAGTGGAGCAACAGCAACCACAACTCCCCCAACAACTGGAGCAACATCAgccacagctgaatcaacaactaTCACAAGTGGAGCAACATCAGCCACAACTCCCCCAACAACTGGAGCAACATCAgccacagctgaatcaacaactaTCACAAGTGGACCAACATCAGCAACAACTTCCCCAACAAGTGGAGCAGCATCAgccacagctgaatcaacaactaTCCCAAGTGGAGCAACATCAGCAACAACTTCCCCAACAACTGGAGCAACATCAgccacagctgaatcaacaactaTCACAAGTGGAGCAACATCGCCTACAACTTCCCCAACAACTGGAGCAACATCAgccacagctgaatcaacaactaTCACAAGTGGAGGAACAGCAACCACTGCTGAATCAATAACTATCACAAGTGGAGCAACATCAGCCACTGCTGAATCAACAACTATCACAAGTGGAGCAACATCAgccacagctgaatcaacaactaTCACAAGTGGAGGAACAGCAACCACTGCTGAATCAACAACTATCACAAGTGGAGCAACATCAgccacagctgaatcaacaactaTCACAAGTGGAGCAACATCAGCCACTGCTGAATCAACAACTATCACAAGTGGAGCAACagcaaccacagctgaatcaacaactaTCACAACTGGAGCAACATCAgccacagctgaatcaacaactaTCACAAGTGGACCAACATCAGCAACAACTTCCCCAACAAGTGGAGCAGCATCAgccacagctgaatcaacaactGTCACAAGTGGAGCAACATCAGCCACATCTTCCCCAGCAACTGGAGCAACATCAGCCTCTGCTGAATCAACAACTATCACAAGTGGACCAACATCAGCAACAACTTCCCCAACAAGTGGAGCAGCATCAgccacagctgaatcaacaactaTCACAAGTGGAGCAACATCAGCCACAATCTCCCCAGCAACTGGAGCAGCATCAGCCATAGTTGAATCAACAACTATCACAAGTGGAGCAACATCAGCAACAACCTCCCCAACAAGTGGACCAACATCAGCAACAACTTCCCCAACAAGTGGAGCAGCATCAgccacagctgaatcaacaactGTCACAAGTGGAGCAACATCAGCCACATCTTCCCCAGCAACTGGAGCAACATCAGCCTCTGCTGAATCAACAACTATCACAAGTGGAGCAACATCAgccacagctgaatcaacaactaTCACAAGTGGAGCAACATCAGCCACAATCTCCCCAGCAACTGGAGCAGCATCAGCCATAGTTGAATCAACAACTATCACAAGTGGAGCAACATCAGCAACAACCTCCCCAACAAGTGGAGCAACATCAGCCACATCTTCCCCAACAACTGGAGCAACATCAgccacagctgaatcaacaactaTCACAAGTGAAGCAACATCAGCAACAACTTCCCCAACAACTGGAGCAACATCAGCAACCACAGCTGTTCCAATAACTACCACTACTGGAGCAACATCAACCAAAACAACTTCTGCGAACACAAATGCAGCTGGAACAAGCGCATCTACAGCAACATCAACCGTATCTTCCCAAACAGCTGCACCTGCTCTTTCAACAACAGCCACAACTTCTTCAGTGACAACCACAGCTTCccccaaaacaaccacagctggagCATTATTAACCACAATTGCCCAAACATCTACTACATCTCCTCCAACTACACAACCAACTACAACTTCTTCATCAACAACTACGGTTGCTCCAACAACTACAGGAGGATCTCATCAAACAACCATAGCCTCCTCAGCAGTAATTAACCAAACAAGCTTCCTCTTGTTCACAGCAGTTATTACAATTACTCTGTGGAAGTAA
- the LOC121657026 gene encoding uncharacterized protein LOC121657026 isoform X2, with protein sequence MASSFSTPSEPSDEDDVSQSSQRLSRGRSGGRSRGRARGFRVRGRGRGRGTRAVASRAEHSDRVEQYRRDHLAATQRLLDDMTAEDLRRLASQLVVRQPGLIFDLLLQQSNSSVSEAAGVPGMPWCTCGLCREMPTDRERICCGQTPANCISKLPHFTQYCLDEGYLRIHRHYREDVTALGHATEPGDNRQYRCAAYRHFI encoded by the exons ATGGCATCCAGTTTTTCAACTCCAAGTGAACCA agtgACGAGGACGATGTGTCACAAAGTTCGCAGCGTTTGAGCCGAGGCAGGTCCGGTGGACGGTCGAGAGGACGAGCAAGAGGGTTCAGGGTACGAGGCAGAGGCCGAGGCCGAGGAACACGAGCTGTAGCTTCCAGAGCTGAGCACTCGGATAGAGTTGAACAGTATCGCCGTGACCATTTGGCTGCCACACAG AGACTTCTTGATGACATGACTGCTGAGGACCTAAGAAGGCTTGCATCACAGCTCGTCGTAAGGCAACCAGGCCTGATTTTTGATCTTCTATTGCAACAGAGCAATTCAAGCGTCTCAGAGGCAGCTGGAGTCCCAGGAATGCCCTGGTGTACTTGTGGGTTATGCAGGGAGATGCCAACCGACAGGGAGAGGATCTGCTGTGGTCAGACACCAGCTAATTGCATCAGCAAGCTACCACATTTTACCCAATATTGCCTTGATGAAGGATATCTTAGGATACATAGGCATTATCGAGAAGATGTGACAGCACTTGGCCATGCAACAGAGCCAGGTGATAACAGGCAGTACCGGTGTGCCGCCTATAGGCATTTCATATAA
- the LOC121628124 gene encoding E3 ubiquitin-protein ligase RING2-B-like isoform X1, translating into MAAPVNVQAPSKTWELSLYELHRSPQEAIVDGTEVAVSPRSLHSELMCPICLDMLKNTMTTKECLHRFCSECIVTALRSGNKECPTCRKKLVSRRSLRRDSNFDALISKIYPSRDEYEAHQRSVLERLNRLHNKEALSSSIEEGLRQQARYRSERNHRVKKPTQESDNTTFSGGEDNGDSRSHLSHDSAPSNTLHPRGQTPPEAGPSRKRQRASDDGSGPEANSESPTPPLRRHKEGPVSEIELVFRPHPQLVQAQDYNQTRFVKTTANATVDHLSKYLALRIALEDRRTDGEVEEREREEAKVEERGAEGGGETGGTSRNGEGTSLSNISEKQYTIYITTRGGQFSTLNGSLTLELVNEKYWKVRKPLELYYAPTKDQQQPQAPQQQQQVQQKSPPPQKEG; encoded by the exons ATGGCAGCTCCTGTCAACGTCCAGGCTCCCAGTAAGACCTGGGAGCTGAGTCTGTACGAGCTACACAGGAGCCCTCAG GAGGCCATCGTCGATGGGACAGAGGTGGCAGTATCTCCCCGCTCGCTGCACAGCGAACTGATGTGCCCCATCTGTCTGGACATGCTGAAGAACACGATGACCACCAAAGAGTGTCTGCACCGCTTCTGCTCAGAATGCATCGTCACCGCTTTGCGATCCGG GAACAAAGAATGTCCAACCTGCAGGAAGAAACTGGTCTCCCGACGCTCACTGCGCAGAGATTCCAACTTCGACGCATTGATCTCAAAAATCTACCCGAGTCGCGACGAGTACgaagcccaccagcgcagcgtCCTCGAGCGGCTCAACAGGCTGCACAATAAGGAAGCCCTAAGTTCCAGCATCGAGGAGGGGCTCCGGCAGCAGGCCCGCTACAGGTCCGAGAG GAACCACCGGGTGAAGAAGCCCACTCAGGAGAGCGACAATACTACCTTTAGCGGCGGGGAGGATAACGGTGACTCCCGTTCCCACCTGTCCCATGACTCGGCCCCCTCAAACACCCTTCACCCCCGCGGTCAAACTCCCCCTGAAGCAGGGCCAAGTCGTAAGCGCCAGCGCGCTTCTGATGACGGTTCGGGGCCCGAGGCCAACAGCGAGAGCCCGACTCCTCCCCTGAGACGCCATAAAGAGGGGCCGGTGTCAGAGATCGAGCTGGTGTTTAGACCACACCCACAGCTGGTCCAGGCCCAGGACTACAACCAGACTAG ATTTGTGAAGACAACAGCCAACGCCACAGTGGACCATCTGTCAAAATACCTTGCACTGCGCATCGCTCTCGAGGATAGGCGGACTGACGGAGAGGTGGAGGAAAGAGAAAGGGAGGAGGCAAaagtggaggagagaggagcAGAAGGAGGAGGTGAAACTGGAGGAACGTCTAGAAACGGAGAGGGGACGAGCCTTAGCAACATCAGCGAGAAACAATACACCATCTACATCACGACAAGGGGAGGACAGTTCTCG ACACTCAATGGCTCTTTGACTCTGGAGTTGGTCAATGAGAAATACTGGAAGGTCAGGAAGCCTTTGGAGCTTTACTATGCTCCCACCAAGGACCAGCAGCAGCCACAagcaccacagcagcagcagcaggtccagcAGAAGTCCCCTCCCCCACAGAAGGAAGGATGA
- the rps18 gene encoding 40S ribosomal protein S18, with protein MSLVIPEKFQHILRVLNTNIDGRRKIAFAITAIKGVGRRYAHVVLRKADIDLNKRAGELTEEEVERVVTIMQNPRQYKIPDWFLNRQKDVKDGKYSQVLANGLDNKLREDLERLKKIRAHRGLRHFWGLRVRGQHTKTTGRRGRTVGVSKKK; from the exons ATG TCTCTGGTCATCCCTGAGAAGTTCCAGCACATTCTTCGTGTTCTTAACACGAATATAGATGGTAGGAGGAAGATTGCCTTTGCCATCACTGCTATTAAG GGTGTTGGCAGACGTTATGCTCATGTCGTTTTGAGGAAGGCTGACATTGACCTCAACAAGAGGGCTGGAGAGCTGACTGAGGAGGAG gttgagCGGGTTGTGACCATCATGCAGAATCCTCGCCAGTACAAAATCCCAGACTGGTTCCTGAACAGGCAGAAGGACGTCAAGGATGGCAAGTACAGCCAG GTCCTCGCCAACGGTCTGGACAACAAGCTGAGAGAAGATTTGGAGAGGCTGAAGAAGATCAGGGCTCACCGTGGTCTCAGGCACTTCTGGGG TCTGCGTGTGCGTGGTCAGCACACCAAGACTACTGGCCGCCGTGGTCGCACTGTTGGTGTGTCCAAGAAGAAGTAA
- the LOC121628124 gene encoding E3 ubiquitin-protein ligase RING2-B-like isoform X2: protein MAAPVNVQAPSKTWELSLYELHRSPQEAIVDGTEVAVSPRSLHSELMCPICLDMLKNTMTTKECLHRFCSECIVTALRSGNKECPTCRKKLVSRRSLRRDSNFDALISKIYPSRDEYEAHQRSVLERLNRLHNKEALSSSIEEGLRQQARYRNHRVKKPTQESDNTTFSGGEDNGDSRSHLSHDSAPSNTLHPRGQTPPEAGPSRKRQRASDDGSGPEANSESPTPPLRRHKEGPVSEIELVFRPHPQLVQAQDYNQTRFVKTTANATVDHLSKYLALRIALEDRRTDGEVEEREREEAKVEERGAEGGGETGGTSRNGEGTSLSNISEKQYTIYITTRGGQFSTLNGSLTLELVNEKYWKVRKPLELYYAPTKDQQQPQAPQQQQQVQQKSPPPQKEG, encoded by the exons ATGGCAGCTCCTGTCAACGTCCAGGCTCCCAGTAAGACCTGGGAGCTGAGTCTGTACGAGCTACACAGGAGCCCTCAG GAGGCCATCGTCGATGGGACAGAGGTGGCAGTATCTCCCCGCTCGCTGCACAGCGAACTGATGTGCCCCATCTGTCTGGACATGCTGAAGAACACGATGACCACCAAAGAGTGTCTGCACCGCTTCTGCTCAGAATGCATCGTCACCGCTTTGCGATCCGG GAACAAAGAATGTCCAACCTGCAGGAAGAAACTGGTCTCCCGACGCTCACTGCGCAGAGATTCCAACTTCGACGCATTGATCTCAAAAATCTACCCGAGTCGCGACGAGTACgaagcccaccagcgcagcgtCCTCGAGCGGCTCAACAGGCTGCACAATAAGGAAGCCCTAAGTTCCAGCATCGAGGAGGGGCTCCGGCAGCAGGCCCGCTACAG GAACCACCGGGTGAAGAAGCCCACTCAGGAGAGCGACAATACTACCTTTAGCGGCGGGGAGGATAACGGTGACTCCCGTTCCCACCTGTCCCATGACTCGGCCCCCTCAAACACCCTTCACCCCCGCGGTCAAACTCCCCCTGAAGCAGGGCCAAGTCGTAAGCGCCAGCGCGCTTCTGATGACGGTTCGGGGCCCGAGGCCAACAGCGAGAGCCCGACTCCTCCCCTGAGACGCCATAAAGAGGGGCCGGTGTCAGAGATCGAGCTGGTGTTTAGACCACACCCACAGCTGGTCCAGGCCCAGGACTACAACCAGACTAG ATTTGTGAAGACAACAGCCAACGCCACAGTGGACCATCTGTCAAAATACCTTGCACTGCGCATCGCTCTCGAGGATAGGCGGACTGACGGAGAGGTGGAGGAAAGAGAAAGGGAGGAGGCAAaagtggaggagagaggagcAGAAGGAGGAGGTGAAACTGGAGGAACGTCTAGAAACGGAGAGGGGACGAGCCTTAGCAACATCAGCGAGAAACAATACACCATCTACATCACGACAAGGGGAGGACAGTTCTCG ACACTCAATGGCTCTTTGACTCTGGAGTTGGTCAATGAGAAATACTGGAAGGTCAGGAAGCCTTTGGAGCTTTACTATGCTCCCACCAAGGACCAGCAGCAGCCACAagcaccacagcagcagcagcaggtccagcAGAAGTCCCCTCCCCCACAGAAGGAAGGATGA